One Eptesicus fuscus isolate TK198812 chromosome 13, DD_ASM_mEF_20220401, whole genome shotgun sequence genomic window, ACATTCAGTGGTTCCCCATCACCTTCAGGGTCAAGAATTCTTTCTTTAGAAAGGGCCATACTTTTCATCAGGGCCAGGACTAGGGTGAAGCAAATTCGGAGTCTGAGGTACAAGTGCTTCCTTAAATTTCACATCCTCAcggccccctttccctcccccagccctggccctgctttTCGTGGCTCTATGCCTATGCATTTGACATTCTCTCTACCCCCAAACACTCCTATCTCTTCTCTACCTTACCAGCTCCTACTCATCCCGTAAGACTTAGTTCAGGGCCAATTCCTCTGAGTTGCCTTCCCTGACCCACCAAATCTGAATTACATGACATTATTCCGTGTCCCCTTCACATCCTGTACACCCCTCCATCACACCGGCCCTGATGGCTGGTTTactccccagcctccaccccaGCCTAGGGCCTTCCAGGGCAGTTTGTTGAATGACTAATGGAATTGGTGAATCAATCTGAAAGGGTGTGTGCTAaaagttattaataataataataataataataataataataataatagcttggGCCCAGGGCCTAGCCTTTAATGGCCTTGTTGTAAAAGCCTGCATATTCTAGCAGTTAAAACTGATGTCCAGCTGCAGGCAGTGAGGTCCCCATCAAGTGGTCAAGATGAGGCTGTGAGAGGAAGGGGCGTAGAGGGTGAGGGCTGATGGCCAGTTCTGAGGGTCCctcacagtaggcactcaatacttGCAGTTCCCATCCCTAAAGGCCAATCTGCCTCTCTGCTTCGGTCCTCAGCACCAGGAGAGAGCTGGTGCCTTGGGGTGGGGCAATTGCAACAGAACTCTTTGAGCTTCTAGTTTGAATTCTGCATCTGGCTGGAAGAGGGAACCCGATAGAAATGCCTTCCCAACAACCCCAACCCCAGTCACCCGCCCCCCAGTcctacctctccctccccccaatgaAAGGCACAAAGTCAGGAATTGAtgctgcatcttttttttttttttacttttgcctTCTTAAAGCATATGCTGAGCGGGTGGATGAAGCAATTTGGCAATTAAAAAGGCCCAGCGGCTTGGGCAGCGGCATGGAGAGGCCAggtgagggcggggaggggaaccCTCGTTCCCTGGCCAGGGAACAGCAAAGCCCGCactaatttcataaaatataaaacaagggAGGGGTGAAGGTAGGAGGGAGACTTGTAAAATACAATATCTTAGGGGACtggcaataataaaaaataaggttCATTATTTACAAACAATTTCTGTTCTTGGTCTCTGTACAGTGGGGGCGAGGGGAGCGTATGTGTGTGTCGGCATGTTgacgtgtgtgtctgtgtgtgtatgggggccggggggcagggagggcagtggtcGTGTTGGTCATCACGAGGAAGGAGGGGGGTAGCCCAGTGAGTGGTTTATCTGAGGACAGACggctgtggagggagggtgaAATCGGAGTGGTTGGCCCGAGGGAACAGTCCAAATGTGGGGGCTCCAGTCGAGATCTGGGGCAAAGAAGGGCTGGGGAGAAGTGGAACCCTTTCTCCTGGGATGGCACCCCAGGGGGCAGGGGTACAAGCCGGATCCGGGTTAGCGAGCAAGACAGTCCCTCTTCAGGGATGGCAGGGGGTACgcgtcctgggtcctgggtcctggtaCGGCCTAGGAGAGCTTGATGGTGGTGTTTGGGCCCAGATccctggagagagaagggaaatcaGAGACTTTGTCCAATGAGGACCTGCTCAGCACCCTGCAAGCTGGACCTGGACAGGGGAGGGATGGGGCCTTGGCAAGGTGTGGCTGACacgggggccaggggagggcagagggcaggtggagccttgggagcccaggaggggaagggccacccacccacctctcGTGGAACCACTCCTTGGGGTGGGAGAAGTCGGGGCTGGTGCCATTTCCACGGATGTCCTTCGGCCAGGCTTCGCTCAGGTACTTGGTGGTCTCGTGCGTGCCGTCCAGGTGGTCATGCTGTAGGTGGTCCTGGGGTCGCTGCTCCGCTGGCCCCCCGGGCTTGATTTCCCAGCCATCTGGGGGCTCCACAGGCAGCAGGGCGCTGCGGCCATCCTCCCAAGAGCCTGCCCCCTCATCGTAGAACAGAAGGCTTCGGGAGGGCACTGGAGAGAGAGCGCAGGGTGAGCCCGGGTGCCAAGAGGCTCCCTCGCCACCCCAGCCACATTCATGGCCTAGTAGTTCAGACACGGGCTCTGGAATCTTAAAGGCCTGGGCTTGAATTCCAGCTCCAGCAATgccaagctgtgtgacctcaggcctttgttttaaactttctgagcctcagtttgctcacctATAAAATAGGGATACTAGGACCAACTTCATAGAgatgtgaggtttaaatgagatcatgtaggGGAAGTGATTGAAACTGTGTTTAGTGAACACCCAGAGAAAGTAGCTCTTTCTAAGCAGAGGGCACCACCTGAGAGCTGGGTTCGAATCCTACTTCCAGCACTTACTAATTTCCATAAGATCTTGAGTGAATCTCTTCCCCATTCTAGGCCCTAGAGTGCCCTtcagggaagagaaggggaaggaaaccCATTGGTTGGAGaatactgtgtgccaggcactgccaaGTCCTCTGGCCTTTATCAAAATGGACATCTCTCCGAAACCCAAGAACCAGATACTCCAGCCCTGTTTCACAGAGCAGGCAATGGAGGTTTTAGGTGATCAGGAACGTGGTTCCATGCTAGTTTGACCCACCACCACCCATCTGGCTCTCACGGCCCTGACCTACGTGAAAGGCACTCCGTGGAATGGTGCATGCCCAGCTCTGCACACCAGCCTGCTCCAGAGCTCCCTACCCCAGATGTGCAGACCTGCACCCACGGCATTCACTCACTCGAGGGGCTCATTCCTTCTCCGCCTCCTCTGACTCTGGTTTCCTTCAtcaacacgccccccccccccccaacacacacacacacacacacacccacacacacacttccattcCTCCCTCTGTTCTGGCTTCCTCTACCGACAAATACACAAGGGCCGCTCTGGCCTTGGAAAAACAACACGTGGCTCCCAAGACCGTATACCCTCTTCGTAACtgtcttgctctcttcttctcagGCCCAGCCACACAGCACATGTCCAGGGAGTGGATCTCACTCCCCgcctccatttcctcttccccTACCACTCCCCTGACCGGCCAGCCATTTCCTCTCCTCAAGGCCACGCAGGCCTGCCTCATCCTCCCTGTTGTATCTCTCCTTCTGGAAACCCACTCTCCCCATCTCCTAGCTCTCTGATTGCCCATCtggttcctcttcctcctcctgccctgccaAATGACGTGCTCCTGGTAAGTGATGAAACGTGGCTGGGAAGTTCCTCTGTAGGTCTACCTGCAGTATCTTCTGCCTGGCGAAATCCATACTCTCCTTGCTGCGCTCTAGACTAGCTCTCCCCTCGCCACCCAGGTGTTGCATATGTGTTGAGAGCATTCATTCACCaggtcatttaatcttcacatcaaCCATGCTCAGTAAGTGCGGAACTGTAACTCCCATTTCCAAGTGGAGAAATGAAAGCCTAGAGAGCTTAAGGCACAGGCCCAAGGTCACGCAGTGGCAGAGGCAGGTATGACGGACTCTGAGGCTCCATACTCTTAGCCACGGTACCTCACAATCCCCCAGGGGATGGTGAATACCTGagcccacaccaccaccacccctctgcTACCCATGGTAGACATCACCAATGGACCCTGGCGCTCCTTCCTGTCGATCCTGAGTGGTGCCTCAGAATCCTGCTTCACACAGAGCCTCAGGCAGCCACCACCGTCTTACTGGAAATGACCCTTGAGCTGAAACTCATTTGCTGTCCCAGCCGTGAAATACCAATGGTGCTTACCAGAGGCCCCATAACCCACTGGCACATAATACATGGGGGTAAAGGTGGGAATGTTTTTGTTatcccctaaaccagtggtcggcaaactgcggctcgcgagccacatgcggctctttggccccttgagtgtggctcttccacaaaataccacgtgcgggcgcgcacgtacagtgcgattgaaacttcgtggcccatgcgcagaagtcggttttcggctctcagaagaaatttcaatcgttgtgctgttgatatttggctctgttgactaatgagtttgccgaccactgccctaaactgACCCCCTAGCCACTTCTGGGTAGGCTGAGAATCAGGGGGTCTGCACTGTAGCCCCAATTCCACAACTAACACTGAACAAATCATAGACTCTTTTGAGCCTccattttccatctgtaaaaggaGAACGTAGAATGAGATGATGCCAACCCCAAACttggctcctccctgggcctggcttctgcccagaagctggggctggggaagggcagcCCGGCTCAGGGCACTCACTCTGACTGGCTGTGTAGACGCTGTCAGTGGCCGTGGGGTCTTccttcacagtctgggagccggAGGAGAACTCGGGGAGGCAGGGCACGAGGGAGCCCAGCACCAGAACAAAGCACAGGGCTGCCACCTGGGAGTAGAGAGAGAGTAGTGGTCAGatccagggcagggaggggctgcaaccctggcctctcccaggcctcctgcccccaAACCAATGGCTGCAAAAGGCTCAGTATTTCTCTAAGAAAGCAGCTCCCAGAGCCAACACCAGCACTAGATGCGGGGTATCCCgccctccctggagaaggtggaggaggctgCTCGGGCCGTCCCAGCCCAGGCAGTcctggaagaaagagggaaggggcTCAGGGGGTTGTCACCTCCAGGGTGGAGGGATCTGTACGGAAGAAAAGGGACTGGGGCTGGGAcaagggaggggacacaggaTCACAGCAGCTTCTCAGCAGGAGGAGCTAAGAGTCACGAGACACACACTAACCCCTGCCCACACATGGCTCTGCCACCtggcagcccgggtcccagaggGGATGCCCCGGGGAGTGTCCAGGCGGGCAGGTCCAGGAGAGGGTGGAAGAGGGaccagcagaggcctgagccacACGCTGGGCACTCTTTTGGGTTTTCAGAGATTTGCTCGGCCTTCTCACCACCATTCATTCCAGAAAGAACCAAGTCCACAGGTCCTGAGTGTCTCCCCCAGCCCTTCACTCCACAGGGTGTGGCATTTCCCTTGCTGCCCCCCACTTTGCCCCTCCCAGCGGGGTTCACGGAAGTCACTGCACACCACACTGTTAGAACTGGTCAGGGAAGGCCATGCTCTAGAAGGTTCAGAGGACTTGGTGAGAGAGGCCACTGGGCACTGGGATGGTGTACCTTGGTGATGTTGCCCATCATATTGCCAATCCTTCCAAggtctgcccccgccccccctagAAAGCAACCCAGAGAAGACGCCCTCCGGAGGCCTGACAACGGAGGACGCAGACCTACCATGAGGCAGGTCCCAGTctgggtggctgccatcttgtacGGCCTGGAGATCTTGTTGGTGACCAGCGTCTGGAGTTTCTGCAGCTGCTGAAGCAGGGTCCTGAGGGGGACACAGCGGTCACCAGAGGCTCTGACCACGCAGGCatctctgcctcctgctctccagCGCACACCTGGGCCGGCTccagacctggctgccccccaGGTGCCCACTTCAGTCAAGACAGGAGAGGTCGCCTCCTGCTTGGCCCTCTGCGGTGTCAGCTCGGGAACCCgggcctgcctcctggtggaTAGCTGGGTCACCCTCGGGGAGCTCAGGGGGGGCCCTGGGATGCTCCTGGCCAAAGTGGGGGTTGGAGGAAGGCTGCCCCACCTGGGCCCTACGGCAGCCGCAACACCCCACAACCCACGACTGGCAGCTGCCTGGTACATAGTGAGTGTCCGGTAAATGGTAActaccatttttaaatttttattgctgttttcaCATTTGTCACAACACCTGTCACACGTTTATTTATGGATTTCCGTGCCAACCTCCTCAGTTAACTGTGGGCTCCCTGAGGGTAATGACTGGGTCCCAGGGGGCGTGGAATTCTCTGGCTACACACAGCGGGTGCTCAGCCCGAGCTTGGTGAACAAACGTTTAATCATCTCTTTCCTCCACCCAGCCTGGCAGAGGGGGTTGCAGTTCAAATAACGTACAGCAGGTGGCGAAATAACACCGAGGGCCTGGCCAGATTTGGGGCCAGAGAGGAATGTGGGCCAGAGGTGTAGGAGTGAGGGGTGATGGCTCCCCGGTCCCCTTCCCTGAGGGAAGGCATTCTCCAGATCAATCGGGAGTAGCTGGATCCCGCTggagaagctgggagagaaggaaggaaagaagggaaaagcCTTCTGTTGAGCACCTGCTACCTTCcagctattgtttttattttattttatttttaaaaatatatttttattgatttcagagaggaagggagagggagagagatagaaacatcaatgatgagagagaatcattgatcagctgcctcctgcgtgctccacactggggatccagccctcaatcctgtgccctgaccagaaatccaaccgtgaccttctggttcataggtggacactcaaccactgagctacgccagccgggctgttgtctatttattttaattaatcccAGCAAATAATCATTAAAGACCTACTGTGCACTCATGGCCGGGCACTATCAAGAATTCAGAATAATaccaataaagaaaggaaaaaggaaaacgAACATGAATTGAGCATCCTTAAAAGCCAAGCACAGTGCTGGGCTCTTGAGTTGCACTCGCTCATTGAATCATTACACATATCCTGGGAGATGGTGCTTCTATCGTCTCCATTTAGACAAAGACGCTGGGCCCAATCGCCAAAATGGCAGAGTGGAATACGAATCCCGAGCTGCGACTTTGTGTAGCTACTTCAGGCCCCGGCGCTATGCGTACACTGGTGTTTCTTAAAACCTAATTGTGCACGTGAGTCACCCAACGGGCTTGCggaaatgcaggttctgattcagtaagtctgggagagtcctgagattctgcatttcttacCGGCTCcccggtgctgctgctgctgtttgttTGAGAAGCTCACTTTGAGTGACAAACATCCCCGCCAGTGGTTCTAACCCCAGGGTGCATCAGAACTACCTGGAGTGCTACCTAAAACGTAGATTGCTGAGCCCCCTCCCTGGAGTTCCTGCTTCAGTAGCCCTGGCGTGAGGCCTGGAAAATAATAAGCATTTCTAACATGTTCGCGGGGGAGGCTGCTGGTGGTGGTCTGAGAACCGTGCTCCGAAAACCACTGCTCTGTGCCATCTCCTTTAGAGCTTCTCATCAGCCTGCCACGTGTGTAGAGCTACGTGTGGATGAAGAAGGATGGGAAGCTGGCGCCCCGGGCTGCAGGGTTCCTGTTTCTGGGGTTCATCCTGAACTCAGTTACCTCTCCTCTGCAGGGGGCAGCACCCACCTGTTGGCATTCTCCAGGGTCTCCACCTTCTTCCACAGCTCGTTGTTCTCTGATGTAAATGTCTCCACCCTGCGGGGCCAAGCAGGCACAGGCTCAGGGGCAGCCCCGGATGTGCTGCTGCCCCCTCAGTCCTGCCCACCAGCACCTCAgcccctgtgcctcctgcccctggagccctgggacccaggcccccctccccacacaggaCCCTTACTTCTTTTCTAGACACTCCACGTATTCCTTCTTCTTACGGCGGCTCTCCTGGGCCGAGATCTAGAGGGGGAAGCCCCCGGAAGAGGGGTTACCATGGCCATAAATCCACTTCCTGGGACCCCCAATTTCAGAGCTGGCATCACCAGGGGATCAGAGACCCCCACCCACCAAGGAAGCCCCGGGCAGGGCCTGGACCCGGCTCTTGCTTTACCTTGTTCTTGATTTTCCTCCGGACCCTCTTCAAGGCCTTCTCCTCGGCTTTGGTGAGGGGGAGTTTTGTGGGGATGGGGTAGCCCTCAGCAATCAGGGTGCGCTTCTCTTCCTCTGTCAGGAGCAGTGGCCCTGAAGTCCCCTGTAATTTCTGTGGGAAATGGGGCATGATGGTTAGAACCAGACagccctgggttcaaattcaAGCTCTGCTGTTTAttctgtgtgtgaccttgggcaaagcaCTCAACTccgcgagcctcagtttcctcatctaaaaagggggtggagcccagccagcgtggctcagtggctgagtgtcgacctatgaaccgggaggtcagggtttggttcttggtcaaggcacatgcctgggttgccagctcagtccccagtgtggggcatgcaggagaccgctgatcaatgattctctctcaccactgatgtttctatctctctccctctcccttcctctctgaaataaataaataaatatttttaaggaatgGGGTAGAGCTGAATTAAATCCAATAATATGTATCAGATGCTTAGGATGGTGCTGGGAGCCCAGCATATTAGGCACTCGGTACATTGTTGGGGGGCTCCTTAGATCCCACCCTGAAATTCATAGACTCAAAACCTACTTGTCCAGGGCCCCCTTAATGGCAACCCCTTCATATCACTAGTCTTGGCTTGGAAGGTTCCACACCCATCCCAGGGCTCAGGGCCTCGCCCAGTTTCCTGGGTACTCTGGGCCTCCTGAGCACTGCTCCCCAAAAATTCTAGTCCTGGCTCTGCACACTGTGGGTTCGGTAGGCCTCTTGGACCTCCCTACCTATTTCCTATTTCCTATTCACCACGAGGTAGGACTAAGAGATTCCCACTCCCATCTGCCAGGCAGGCACCTCTCTGAAttctgatgggggtggggatcaGATTGGGGCTCCCCAGACCCTTCCCCACTGGATGTGTGCCAGAGTGGGTTTACCCAATCATTTGCCCAGACCACTCCCAGCGGCTTACGTGAGGGGCCgtgaggaggggagaggtggagatGGCCGTGGAGGAGCGGGCCATGGGCCGGACAGGgctggaggggggcagagagTGGGGACTCTGGGAGCCGTCACTGTCGCTTCCATGGCTGCTGGGGGGCGTCGGAGGCATCTGCACCAGGTCCTCTGAGGAGAGCGGAGGAAGCGGGTTAGCAGGGTTGCACTCAGCTCTGCTGGGACCTCAGTGTTCAGCGGAGCATGGGCCTACGCCAGCCCCGATGCTGTGGTCAAGAGTGCTGGGCCCGACCAGTGGTAGCATCCAAAGCCCCTCTGTGGTGTCAGAGAGATGGGAGCTGACATCCCAGAGGCCGATTCCTGGGCGCCACCTCATCTCTGCCACCAGAGGCCTGGCTCCTTTGAGCCTCATCCTTGGTGAGGCTGCATTCTTGGaggccctcccccatccccagcttCACAGGGTTCAGGGCGTTTGACCCTCCAGTTCGACACCCCCAGCAGGTGACTGGAgtctgcccttcctccctcccaccccaaatgTGAAGCTGTAACTACCCCAGGGTTTCCGCTTCTGACTTCAGGGTAACGAGGCAGCAGGCACTGGGCTTTCAGCCCACCAGCCAGGAGCactgctctccccagccccgCTCCACGCTGTCCCTCTGTGGCCACAGCACCAGGAAGACTGGCACTCTGCAGGTGGCCAGGGGGAAGCCTGGGCAGCACAGAATGCCCAGATTTATGGAgagctggatggatggatggatggatggacagacagatagacagatgGGTAGATGAGTGAACGGCAATAAAATGAGCTGCAGTTAGTGAATGGCAGGGGATTAGTGAAGAAGGTGTGAGGGTGTAGATAGCAGTGATGACGGTCAGAGGTTGGGTAAGAAGGGAACTGGATGGATGGGGAGTGGGCCAAGCATGGAGGAGAGGCTATGATGGGGAAAGGTGGGTTGCTGAGGGAGGTGAGTGGCTGGACCAGGGTAGCAGGGATGCTGTCTGCCCAGGACGGGAGAGGAAGAGTCCCTCCCTGGACCCACTTACCTGGTGTCACTTTGAGGAACTGGTTCACCTCCTGGGGCTCTGCTTTGATCATGGGCAGCTGAGTCATCTCTCCCGGGGCCTGAGGAAGAGACAGGTCCAGCTCCATCGGCTACCCCTGGGGCCGCCCCCACCAGGCCATCCGCCATCTCCCTCCCTGAGGCCGGTGGCCTGTCCTGCAGAACTGGGGAGGTGGCTGGGCTTAGAGCTCTGGGCATAGCCCAGAAGGAGTAGAGGCAAGTTCCTGTGCGTGGAGGAGCCACTCAGCCAAGCAGAGGGATAAGCATCTGCCAAGGGCCAGGGGCCACACAGAGCATGGCCGGGTCTGGAAACTGGCAGTACTCAGGGTGTCCAGAATGTAGGAATGTGTGTGGGGATGGAGGGGTAGGAACTAAGACCAGATGatcagagtggggtgggggtggcagtggaaTCCAGACAAAAGAATTGGAAGCAGCGAGGAGCCCCTAACGGGTTTTAAGCAAGGGACTGACAGAATTTGGTTTACACTTTAAACAAACATgcattcctatttcttttcttttttttaagtgataagcttttatttttattttattgattttctacagagaggaagggagagggatagagagttagaaacatcaatgagagataaacatcaatcagctgtcttctgcacacctcccactggggatgtgcccgcaaccaaggtacatgcccttgaccggaatcgaacctgggacctttcagtccgcaggccgacgacgctctatccactgagccaaactggttagggcatcttatttctttatattccaaCTTCCAGTTCCAGATAGGATTTCAGGACCACGCATGGCTTCCTACACACGGCTGTCAACACGCATGGGAGCCGTGTTCTCTCTGAGGAAGGCGCTGTGTTGGGTGCTGGATTTCAGGACCATCTTTTCCCTTGGTCTgcggccagcagagggaggtcgTGATATTGTGGGTGGGACACAGAATCCCAAGTTTAGGCAGATGAGTAAGAATCACAGAAGGTTCAaggtgaggggaggggacctgGTAGGTTCCCTTGTCTATACCCCAGCTCAGCCCTCAAGTGACAGATGAGGGGACTGCGATGCAGAAGGGCGATGGCACTTCACCAACTCCTGGTTCTTTTGCCTCCACTAGCGTGTTGTGACCTCGCTGGAGTGAAGGTGGGGTTTCAGTCTGGCGTCTGAGTTGGGGGTGCAGCTCCTCTGTTTGTGACTGTGATTGGGGGAAAGTTGCTTAAccccttgagcctcagtttccacctctGGTGGCTGCTGCAGTCCTGCCTTCCCTTCGTGCTTTGGCAAGGCCCGAGGTGCTGCGGAGCCAGTCTCGGGTCTGATCACAAAAGATCCTCCACGCTTAGCTGGCGGCTCAGTGGATGaacattgactcatgaaccaagaagtcacaggttttcaggttcaatccccagtagggggcgtgcaggaggcagctgatcaatgttctctcattgatgtttctatctctctatatctctttctctaaaaaatcaataaaaacatatatatttttcaaaaagatccTCCAGCtatgccggtttggctcagtggatagcgtgttggcctgcagactgaaggggcccaggttcgattccagtcaagggcacatgccctgggggttgtgggctcgatcctcagtagggggcgtgcaggaggcagccgatcaaagattctcatcattgatgtttctatctctctctccctctcccttcctttctgaaatcaataaaagtatatatttaaaaaaaaaagaccctgcaCATCTGCAGCCAACCCTAATCCTGGTGGACAGTGGAGGGGTTGGAGGGCTTGGGAGGGGCTGACA contains:
- the CREB3L1 gene encoding cyclic AMP-responsive element-binding protein 3-like protein 1 — protein: MDAVLEPFPADRLFPGSSFLDLGDLNESDFLNNAHFPEHLDHFAENMEDFSNDLFSSFFDDPVLDEKSPLLDMELDSPTPGIQAEHSYSLSGDSAPQSPLVPIKMEDTTQDVEHGAWVLGHKLCSVMVKQEQSLELPMDPLAASSAMAAAAAMATPPLLGLSPLSRLPVPHQAPGEMTQLPMIKAEPQEVNQFLKVTPEDLVQMPPTPPSSHGSDSDGSQSPHSLPPSSPVRPMARSSTAISTSPLLTAPHKLQGTSGPLLLTEEEKRTLIAEGYPIPTKLPLTKAEEKALKRVRRKIKNKISAQESRRKKKEYVECLEKKVETFTSENNELWKKVETLENANRTLLQQLQKLQTLVTNKISRPYKMAATQTGTCLMVAALCFVLVLGSLVPCLPEFSSGSQTVKEDPTATDSVYTASQMPSRSLLFYDEGAGSWEDGRSALLPVEPPDGWEIKPGGPAEQRPQDHLQHDHLDGTHETTKYLSEAWPKDIRGNGTSPDFSHPKEWFHERDLGPNTTIKLS